In one window of Temnothorax longispinosus isolate EJ_2023e chromosome 9, Tlon_JGU_v1, whole genome shotgun sequence DNA:
- the LOC139818603 gene encoding uncharacterized protein — protein sequence MSGKSTAAKYAFGKSAEKSKETEKLKEADKSKDAKKLKETKNLKEADKSKEADKSKEAEKLKEAEKSKDAEKSKETEKLKEADKLKEAEKSKEAEKLKEAEKSKDAEKLKEAEKLKEAEKLKEVEKLKEVEKSKEAEKLREAEKLKEAEKLKEAEELKEAEKLKKAEKLKEAEKLKEAEELKEVEKSKEAEKLREAEKLKKAEKLKEAEELKEAEKLKKAEKLKEAEKLKEAEELKEAEELKEAGKLKEAEKLKEVEKSKEAEKLKEVEKSKEAEKSKEAEKLKEAEEMKEAEKLKEAEQLKEAEELKEAEKLKEAEESMEVKLLKETVYESKEHCLQKKEQTPSKEPMESMKKTAEKVTEAHEMKTSTSNKSESSEDEMIKEVTTQLTDLPYPDTEKLYKTTSDKSTSIKLEAPEAPKIPEKCQISTSDKSKDDKDTPEHREGNRLPNTQTEERESPKCRTFRYFSAQMANSSDSDDDLMRDNPLKMLDSSSEETDSSDEGKADEGKADEGKADEGKADEGKADEDKVDGVDKIDGVDIVEVGHRTYQLDEACKKAIRERIKEKSWPPISAPDFKKRPLVLATYHMMPSLPMELFEVFGEMIEAVTGRPVVLMYENRVNRPIIGDIDILITPANQTWQDGVLFPLSFVFDHPLNKDKSASVFADMIITKELMDTQKIQTIMDLRGRRCAIPDRRSEHTAAGLLFKDLHQKGENMLFFGNLFDATSQLDVLEMILNNRAEVGIVESPVITSRKDSIFNVNSLHILDSLGPLPPYRIMVKKSLADTLNKPLITYLMNVNKYDEMLLRVLPYGVIGFAKNSENNYALKNKFIPTNMPYY from the exons ATGAGCGGAAAGTCAACTGCCGCGAAATACGCGTTTGGCAAATCTGCCGAAAAATCGAAGGAaaccgaaaaattgaaggaagCCGACAAATCGAAGGATgccaaaaaattgaaggaaacCAAAAATTTAAAGGAAGCAGACAAATCGAAGGAAGCCGACAAATCGAAGGAGGctgaaaaattgaaggaagCCGAAAAATCGAAGGATGCCGAAAAATCGAAGGAGACCGAGAAATTGAAGGAAGCTGACAAATTGAAGGAAGCTGAAAAATCGAAGGAAgccgaaaaattgaaggaagCCGAAAAATCGAAGGATgccgaaaaattgaaggaagccgaaaaattgaaggaagccgaaaaattaaaggaggtcgaaaaattaaaggagGTCGAAAAATCGAAGGAAGCCGAAAAATTGAGGGAAGccgaaaaattaaaggaagccgaaaaattgaaggaagCCGAAGAATTGAAGGAAgccgaaaaattaaagaaggccgaaaaattaaaggaagccgaaaaattgaaggaagCCGAAGAATTAAAGGAGGTCGAAAAATCGAAGGAAGCCGAAAAATTGAGGGAAgccgaaaaattaaagaaggccgaaaaattgaaggaagCCGAAGAATTGAAGGAAgccgaaaaattaaagaaagccgaaaaattaaaggaggccgaaaaattgaaggaagCCGAAGAATTGAAGGAAGCCGAAGAATTGAAGGAAGCCGGAAAATTAAAGGAGGccgaaaaattaaaggagGTCGAAAAATCGAAGGAAGccgaaaaattaaaggagGTCGAAAAATCGAAGGAAGCCGAAAAATCGAAGGAAgccgaaaaattgaaggaagCCGAAGAAATGAAGGAAGccgaaaaattaaaggagGCCGAACAATTGAAGGAAGCCGAAGAATTGAAGGAAgccgaaaaattgaaggagGCTGAAGAATCGATGGAAGTAaaat tgttgaAGGAGACCGTATATGAATCGAAGGAACATTGTTTGCAGAAGAAGGAGCAAACTCCGAGCAAGGAACCGATGGAATCTATGAAGAAGACGGCGGAGAAAGTAACGGAAGCACATGAGATGAAAACCTCTACCTCCAACAAATCTGAAAGCTCTGAAGATGAAATGATTAAAGAGGTGACGACTCAACTCACCGATTTGCCATATCCTGATACTGAGAAACTATACAAGACTACATCCGACAAGTCCACCTCTATTAAACTTGAGGCTCCTGAAGCACCAAAAATTCCAGAGAAATGCCAAATCTCCACCTCCGATAAATCTAAAGATGATAAAGATACGCCAGAACATCGGGAAGGGAATAGACTTCCTAATACTCAAACCGAGGAGCGTGAAAGTCCAAAATGCCGAACGTTCAGATATTTTAGCGCTCAAATGGCCAACTCTTCTGACTCTGATGACGATTTAATGCGGGATAACCCTTTGAAAATGCTTGACAGTTCTTCTGAGGAAACGGATTCATCTGACGAGGGCAAAGCAGATGAGGGCAAAGCAGATGAGGGCAAAGCAGATGAGGGCAAAGCAGATGAGGGCAAAGCAGATGAGGACAAAGTAGACGGCGTGGACAAAATAGACGGCGTGGACATAGTAGAAGTGGGACATAGAACGTATCAGCTGGACGAAGCATGT aaaaaagcCATTCGAGAAAGGATTAAAGAGAAATCGTGGCCGCCCATATCAGCGCCGGATTTCAAGAAACGTCCTTTGGTCCTGGCAACGTATCATATGATGCCCTCACTGCCGATGGAGCTTTTCGAGGTGTTTGGAGAAATGATCGAAGCTGTCACGGGTAGGCCGGTTGTCTTAATGTACGAGAACAGAGTAAACCGGCCCATCATCGGGGACATTGACATAC TTATCACGCCAGCGAACCAAACCTGGCAGGACGGCGTGCTCTTTCCCTTAAGCTTCGTTTTCGATCATCCTCTTAATAAGGACAAGTCGGCCAGCGTGTTCGCCGATATGATCATCACAAAGGAATTGATGGATACGCAGAAAAttcaa ACTATCATGGATTTGCGAGGACGTAGGTGTGCCATTCCGGATAGACGAAGCGAACACACCGCCGCCGGATTGCTTTTTAAAGATTTGCACCAGAAAGGCGAAAACATGTTATTCTTTGGCAATTTATTCG ATGCTACCTCGCAGTTGGATGTATTGGAAATGATCTTGAACAATCGGGCGGAAGTAGGAATTGTAGAATCACCGGTGATTACAAGCCGAAAGGACAGCATATTCAATGTGAATTCTCTTCATATCCTCGACTCTTTGGGACCTTTGCCGCCCTACCGCATCATGGTCAAAAAATCGCTAG CGGACACACTGAACAAACCACTTATAACCTATCTGATGAACGTAAATAAGTACGATGAAATGCTGCTTAGAGTGTTACCctatggtgtcattggttttgCCAAGAACTCGGAGAATAACTACGCTCTGAAGAACAAGTTCATACCCACTAATATGCCTTactactaa
- the LOC139819849 gene encoding zinc finger HIT domain-containing protein 3, which translates to MNQTIRNCCVCGKDGAAYKCPRCREFYCSVGCCREHKTQPCEPPVLPEKPKEYRRVTERRYDFPTEDTVPMEKLRQLCDSKELIKCLQNPYLRDIMKAVVDSSNPTEAIASAMKEPIFLEMADACLQIVEPPDNAKPC; encoded by the exons ATGAATCAGACAATCAGAAATTGTTGTGTTTGCGGAAAGGACGGTGCAGCTTACAAATGTCCGAGGTGCAGGGAATTTTA TTGTTCTGTGGGATGTTGCAGAGAGCACAAAACTCAACCTTGCGAGCCTCCAGTGTTACCTGAGAAACCCAAGGAATATCGAAGAGTCACTGAACGGAGGTATGATTTTCCAACGGAAGATACAGTGCCTATGGAGAAGCTGCGACAATTGTGTGACAGCAAGGAACTGATAAAGTGTCTCCAGAATCCCTACTTGCGTGACATTATGAAGGCAGTTGTGGACAGTTCAAATCCTACCGAGGCGATTGCGTCAGCCATGAAGGAGCCTATATTCTTGGAGATGGCAGATGCTTGTCTGCAGATCGTGGAACCGCCAGACAATGCTAAGCCATGCTAA
- the LOC139819844 gene encoding beta-glucuronidase isoform X2, whose product MWHLIFLLIGSAMAGESGPESPPEFSDTTIKIEAPLPYEEAFPTPLPGLLYPRESESREIKSLDGLWDFVVSPEGDALKGYTEGWFTDDLSKVGEMMKMPVPSSYNDITTSRNLRDHVGAVWYQRTFFVPSSWRDHRVFVRFGSVHYLAQVWVNNALVTNHEMGHLPFEAEISSYVSFGGKNRITVAVDNTLLQTSVPQGTIMEMVTDNGTTHLQTYTFDFFNYAGIHRSVLLYTTPRVYVEDITVRTSLIGDMGIVKYIIQPAGLREGEIPICRVTLHDAEHTLAIKEPVYGLSGTLKVPLARLWWPRGMDPKPGYLYTLEVRLSVANVSKSDIYRLPIGIRTLAWTNTSLLLNDRPVYMRGFGRHEDSVIRGRGFDLVTTVRDHELLQWVGANAYRTSHYPYSDEVLDMADRLGFLVIDECPSVDTENYSPSLLSRHKDSLSELIRRDKNRPSVIMWSLANEPRTQLPQAEEYFKQIAHHTKAIDPTRPVTIALARGVQEDKAGQFLDVISFNRYNAWYNNAGRMDMITGRVQGEAEAWHRKYNKPVLMSEYGADTMPGLHELPEYVWSEEYQKELFSRHFKAFDQLRREGFFIGEFIWNFADFRTAQTYTRVGGNKKGIFTRDRQPKMAAHHVRRRYHALSVELDGAQIPEDVENYISSYYSHLEL is encoded by the exons ATGTGGCACTTGATCTTCCTGTTAATCGGCAGCGCGATGGCCGGCGAATCCGGACCAGAGTCGCCGCCGGAGTTCTCCGACACGACGATCAAAATCGAGGCGCCGCTGCCTTACGAGGAGGCATTTCCGACTCCGCTTCCTGGTCTGCTGTATCCCAGAGAAAGTGAATCTCGAGAG ATAAAATCGCTAGACGGATTATGGGATTTTGTCGTGTCGCCTGAAGGAGATGCGCTAAAGGGTTACACGGAAGGATGGTTCACCGATGATTTATCAAAG GTCGGCGAGATGATGAAGATGCCGGTGCCCTCGTCCTACAATGACATTACAACATCGCGTAATCTCAGAGACCACGTCGGGGCCGTGTGGTACCAGAGGACCTTCTTTGTGCCCTCCTCTTGGCGGGACCATCGCGTTTTCGTCAGATTTGGCTCGGTCCACTATCTCGCACAAGTA TGGGTGAACAACGCTTTAGTGACCAATCACGAAATGGGCCACTTGCCTTTCGAAGCTGAGATCTCGTCGTACGTGTCCTTCGGCGGCAAGAACCGCATTACCGTCGCCGTGGATAACACTCTGCTGCAGACCAGCGTGCCCCAGGGCACGATCATGGAGATGGTCACCGACAACGGCACCACGCACTTGCAGACTTACACCTTCGATTTCTTCAACTACGCCGGTATACAcag GTCCGTTTTGCTGTACACCACGCCGCGCGTCTACGTCGAAGACATCACGGTGAGAACGAGCCTGATCGGCGACATGGGAATTGTCAAGTACATCATACAGCCGGCTGGCCTGCGCGAGGGAGAAATACCTATCTGCAGAGTCACGTTGCACGACGCCGAGCATACCTTGGCCATCAAGGAACCCGTTTACGGCCTGTCCGGTACCCTGAAGGTCCCGCTCGCCAGACTCTGGTGGCCCAGAGGCATGGACCCCAAGCCGGGATACTTGTACACTTTGGAG GTGAGACTGTCGGTGGCGAATGTCAGCAAATCGGACATCTATCGATTGCCGATCGGCATCAGGACACTCGCGTGGACCAACACGAGTCTCTTGTTGAACGACCGACCGGTGTACATGCGCGGCTTCGGCAGACACGAGGACTCGGTTATCAGAGGACGCGGTTTCGACCTCGTCACCACTGTCAGGGATCACGAGTTGCTTCAGTGGGTCGGCGCTAATGCCTACAGGACCAGTCACTATCCTTACAGCGACGAGGTCCTCGATATGGCCGACAG attGGGTTTTCTCGTGATCGACGAGTGTCCTTCCGTCGATACGGAGAATTATTCGCCGTCGTTACTCTCGCGTCACAAGGACTCGCTGTCGGAGCTCATCCGCAGGGACAAGAATCGACCCTCCGTGATTATGTGGTCCTTGGCTAACGAACCGAGGACCCAGCTGCCTCAGGCTGAGGAGTACTTCAAGCAGATCGCCCATCATACCAAAGCGATCGATCCTACCAGGCCGGTCACCATCGCTCTTGCTCGAGGAGTGCAG GAGGACAAAGCTGGTCAGTTTCTCGATGTGATTAGCTTCAATCGTTACAACGCTTGGTACAACAACGCCGGCAGAATGGACATGATCACTGGCAGAGTTCAAGGGGAAGCCGAGGCCTGGCACAGAAAATATAACAAGCCAGTACTTATGTCCGAGTACGGAGCCGATACTATGCCCGGTCTACATGAG CTACCGGAATACGTATGGAGCGAGGAATACCAGAAAGAATTATTCTCCAGACACTTCAAAGCCTTCGATCAATTGCGACGCGAGGGCTTCTTTATCGGCGAATTCATCTGGAACTTTGCCGATTTCCGCACTGCGCAAA CATATACCAGAGTGGGCGGCAACAAGAAGGGAATCTTTACGAGAGACAGACAGCCGAAAATGGCAGCCCATCACGTTAGGAGGAGATACCATGCGCTCTCAGTCGAACTGGACGGCGCGCAGATACCGGAGGATgtcgaaaattacatttcatcCTATTATTCTCACTTAGAACTCTGa
- the LOC139819844 gene encoding beta-glucuronidase isoform X1 translates to MTGTTSLFGNFSSDAVTRLAIERGDRCKEGRRGMWHLIFLLIGSAMAGESGPESPPEFSDTTIKIEAPLPYEEAFPTPLPGLLYPRESESREIKSLDGLWDFVVSPEGDALKGYTEGWFTDDLSKVGEMMKMPVPSSYNDITTSRNLRDHVGAVWYQRTFFVPSSWRDHRVFVRFGSVHYLAQVWVNNALVTNHEMGHLPFEAEISSYVSFGGKNRITVAVDNTLLQTSVPQGTIMEMVTDNGTTHLQTYTFDFFNYAGIHRSVLLYTTPRVYVEDITVRTSLIGDMGIVKYIIQPAGLREGEIPICRVTLHDAEHTLAIKEPVYGLSGTLKVPLARLWWPRGMDPKPGYLYTLEVRLSVANVSKSDIYRLPIGIRTLAWTNTSLLLNDRPVYMRGFGRHEDSVIRGRGFDLVTTVRDHELLQWVGANAYRTSHYPYSDEVLDMADRLGFLVIDECPSVDTENYSPSLLSRHKDSLSELIRRDKNRPSVIMWSLANEPRTQLPQAEEYFKQIAHHTKAIDPTRPVTIALARGVQEDKAGQFLDVISFNRYNAWYNNAGRMDMITGRVQGEAEAWHRKYNKPVLMSEYGADTMPGLHELPEYVWSEEYQKELFSRHFKAFDQLRREGFFIGEFIWNFADFRTAQTYTRVGGNKKGIFTRDRQPKMAAHHVRRRYHALSVELDGAQIPEDVENYISSYYSHLEL, encoded by the exons GAAGGCCGCAGAGGGATGTGGCACTTGATCTTCCTGTTAATCGGCAGCGCGATGGCCGGCGAATCCGGACCAGAGTCGCCGCCGGAGTTCTCCGACACGACGATCAAAATCGAGGCGCCGCTGCCTTACGAGGAGGCATTTCCGACTCCGCTTCCTGGTCTGCTGTATCCCAGAGAAAGTGAATCTCGAGAG ATAAAATCGCTAGACGGATTATGGGATTTTGTCGTGTCGCCTGAAGGAGATGCGCTAAAGGGTTACACGGAAGGATGGTTCACCGATGATTTATCAAAG GTCGGCGAGATGATGAAGATGCCGGTGCCCTCGTCCTACAATGACATTACAACATCGCGTAATCTCAGAGACCACGTCGGGGCCGTGTGGTACCAGAGGACCTTCTTTGTGCCCTCCTCTTGGCGGGACCATCGCGTTTTCGTCAGATTTGGCTCGGTCCACTATCTCGCACAAGTA TGGGTGAACAACGCTTTAGTGACCAATCACGAAATGGGCCACTTGCCTTTCGAAGCTGAGATCTCGTCGTACGTGTCCTTCGGCGGCAAGAACCGCATTACCGTCGCCGTGGATAACACTCTGCTGCAGACCAGCGTGCCCCAGGGCACGATCATGGAGATGGTCACCGACAACGGCACCACGCACTTGCAGACTTACACCTTCGATTTCTTCAACTACGCCGGTATACAcag GTCCGTTTTGCTGTACACCACGCCGCGCGTCTACGTCGAAGACATCACGGTGAGAACGAGCCTGATCGGCGACATGGGAATTGTCAAGTACATCATACAGCCGGCTGGCCTGCGCGAGGGAGAAATACCTATCTGCAGAGTCACGTTGCACGACGCCGAGCATACCTTGGCCATCAAGGAACCCGTTTACGGCCTGTCCGGTACCCTGAAGGTCCCGCTCGCCAGACTCTGGTGGCCCAGAGGCATGGACCCCAAGCCGGGATACTTGTACACTTTGGAG GTGAGACTGTCGGTGGCGAATGTCAGCAAATCGGACATCTATCGATTGCCGATCGGCATCAGGACACTCGCGTGGACCAACACGAGTCTCTTGTTGAACGACCGACCGGTGTACATGCGCGGCTTCGGCAGACACGAGGACTCGGTTATCAGAGGACGCGGTTTCGACCTCGTCACCACTGTCAGGGATCACGAGTTGCTTCAGTGGGTCGGCGCTAATGCCTACAGGACCAGTCACTATCCTTACAGCGACGAGGTCCTCGATATGGCCGACAG attGGGTTTTCTCGTGATCGACGAGTGTCCTTCCGTCGATACGGAGAATTATTCGCCGTCGTTACTCTCGCGTCACAAGGACTCGCTGTCGGAGCTCATCCGCAGGGACAAGAATCGACCCTCCGTGATTATGTGGTCCTTGGCTAACGAACCGAGGACCCAGCTGCCTCAGGCTGAGGAGTACTTCAAGCAGATCGCCCATCATACCAAAGCGATCGATCCTACCAGGCCGGTCACCATCGCTCTTGCTCGAGGAGTGCAG GAGGACAAAGCTGGTCAGTTTCTCGATGTGATTAGCTTCAATCGTTACAACGCTTGGTACAACAACGCCGGCAGAATGGACATGATCACTGGCAGAGTTCAAGGGGAAGCCGAGGCCTGGCACAGAAAATATAACAAGCCAGTACTTATGTCCGAGTACGGAGCCGATACTATGCCCGGTCTACATGAG CTACCGGAATACGTATGGAGCGAGGAATACCAGAAAGAATTATTCTCCAGACACTTCAAAGCCTTCGATCAATTGCGACGCGAGGGCTTCTTTATCGGCGAATTCATCTGGAACTTTGCCGATTTCCGCACTGCGCAAA CATATACCAGAGTGGGCGGCAACAAGAAGGGAATCTTTACGAGAGACAGACAGCCGAAAATGGCAGCCCATCACGTTAGGAGGAGATACCATGCGCTCTCAGTCGAACTGGACGGCGCGCAGATACCGGAGGATgtcgaaaattacatttcatcCTATTATTCTCACTTAGAACTCTGa